One Pseudochaenichthys georgianus chromosome 4, fPseGeo1.2, whole genome shotgun sequence DNA window includes the following coding sequences:
- the LOC117445096 gene encoding capping protein, Arp2/3 and myosin-I linker protein 3-like isoform X2: MASKEITAFGFVSVSKEITESIKKIIDKSSIKFIYGIKLDAKNGKTEDRILVLTTWRLYFLAPKTPAKVESTFNFLEIRALNSHPDHQVIIDTDKTSYSLRFESRDHLNHVVSHINYALSRIFNNSIFAPSICHSDSDLSEGSRKYSPSSETSVETQRACGGFSETYAALCDYNGISCKEEVQWDVDTIYHSQDSREFNLLDFSHLESRDLAVIVASMAYNTWFTKLYCKDLRIGSEVTEQVLHTVSKSSSLEEITLENAGLKSDFPQKMSAALSENPSSVIHSVNLAHNSLDNQGVSNLIQQVCRLSKGLRLLNLSKTSLTSKGVVSLSQALCSSDEYSNSLLHLDLSKNPGVLSGEDSSNLYLFLSQPNCLVHLDLSGTDCSVDSLFGALLRGCCADLSFLNLSKNSFSHRKVKDTLPLLSQFFSSAFSLTYVSMASMKLPPDVLRALLTGLTSNPHINDLHLDISGCELRSAGAAVIQELFPRVSSIGTLDISDNGLDADLLTVLPALSRHPSLKHLHLGKNFNIKNRVLDEALQKLVQLIQEEECALQSLSLIDSRLRSRGTVLVNALGSNTCLKKVDLSGNNMDDIGAKMLSKALQINTSLRSVTWDRNNTSAAGFLDVARALEHNFILQYMPLPLSDISQAYRSAPERTEQALTKIQRSLVRNNQTQRFSQRQALRLHQGLVTSTSEQVMERLCVRVQQQVCVLRGAGEIEEIQAAKQVLKEARNSRALYPSLCELAHVLSVDGPVRQKLDSLAGELAKAADKELQVIVDSMVSLCRELCPISSSAAERLSPPLSSVSERVSIPRSAIRTALMERAAQDIHRALEEVKLSVVSYLTNSIVDQILQELYATHKTLNRQMSHFKRWDGTCEDGTSWRFNRNRDSLDITDEEFSTSIDTIAIKKRSSRTRRIRPVSTRLSLCDDSSSSPPPSVPSYSSPLSRSASWEGLSELPTQGLPLHHVTRVRPRPPRRHKGGHIPADTYSSENGGISPLDDGLPDFYTKRVLPDSQLSSLHKAHSLRRKKRRNMLAIFGFRKNRNQTLSNQEPESEAEVYSDGCHFVATAHTGTATENVYTLLQPPRSSARAGSPGEGADGKTNDHQGENALVLSPPPVPGIPHPGMGGSKHRFFSPREKSEVDAVFEHPSESDRYWMDNKQRAGDTLHPDKPWIEARQGDQPAEKHAERQRFDSRLQDRTPGEPRTIERQPDRYWTESRHLDRQWTVDRHTQRQIDRKIERQWMGGRQIDRLWSENRPTDLQVDNQGTESRQGSKNTERQVQMLILAQRPLPPYPSDRTPSPTQDKDPLKSAEAAAPDWHQQDTLDRDRQMCPDAGGGFTEGWRSSGGGGGGGGARAASCLSKPDPPPQSSKPLLSKLRTRHRLESADTLPEEEGEVEEHGKTEKNEREKRRDSEGHPPPIPEKPKMPPYVTFPKESANERNLPPPPIPPPTNKPLHGLPDRAASQGEEGLRPQAPVKPQRNRKAMSCDADGFDSASSHSELL, encoded by the exons CCCTTCCATCTGTCATTCAGACAGTGACCTTTCTGAGGGCAGCAGGAAGTATTCACCCAGCTCAGAGACTTCAGTGGAGACTCAGAGGGCGTGTG GAGGCTTCTCGGAGACATACGCCGCTCTGTGCGACTATAATGGCATCAGCTGCAAGGAGGAAGTGCAGTGG GATGTGGACACCATCTATCACTCCCAGGACAGCCGAGAGTTCAACCTGCTGGACTTCAGCCACCTGGAGAGCAG AGATTTGGCGGTTATTGTTGCATCGATGGCATACAACACCTGGTTCACTAAGCTGTACTGCAAAGACCTGCGGATA gggtcagaggtcactgAGCAGGTCCTGCACACGGTCAGCAAATcatccagcctggaggagatCACTCTGGAGAATGCTGGGTTAAAATC GGACTTCCCACAGAAGATGTCAGCTGCTCTTTCAGAGAACCCTTCCTCTGTCATCCACTCCGTCAACCTGGCCCACAACTCTCTGGATAACCAAG GAGTGTCCAACTTAATTCAGCAGGTGTGTCGCCTCAGCAAGGGTCTTCGTCTCCTCAACCTTTCCAAGACTTCGCTCACCTCCAAAG GAGTAGTGTCTCTCTCTCAGGCTCTGTGCTCCAGCGATGAATACTCTAACTCCCTCCTGCACCTTGACCTGAGCAAGAACCCCGGGGTCCTCTCGGGGGAGGATTCCTCG AACTTGTATCTGTTCTTGTCTCAGCCCAACTGCCTGGTCCATTTGGATCTGTCAGGCACAGATTGCTCTGTGGACTCG CTTTTTGGGGCTCTTCTGAGGGGATGTTGCGCTGATCTTTCCTTTCTGAATCTTTCCAAAAATTCCTTCTCCCACAG GAAAGTGAAGGACACGCTGCCGCTGTTAAGTCAGTTCTTCAGCTCGGCCTTCAGCCTCACTTATGTCAGCATGGCCTCTATGAAGCTGCCCCCTGATGTTCTGAG AGCTCTCCTAACAGGGTTAACCTCCAATCCTCATATCAATGACCTTCATCTCGACATCAGTGGCTGTGAG ctaAGGTCTGCAGGAGCTGCTGTAATCCAGGAGCTCTTCCCAAGGGTCTCCTCTATCGGCACTCTGGATATCTCAGACAACG GTCTCGATGCAGACTTGCTCACAGTACTGCCGGCCCTCTCCAGACACCCCTCCCTCAAACACCTTCACCTGGGCAAGAACTTCAACATCAAAAACAG GGTTCTGGATGAAGCCCTGCAGAAGCTGGTGCAACTCATACAGGAGGAGGAATGT GCCCTGCAGTCTCTGTCCCTTATCGACTCGCGCCTGCGCTCTCGGGGGACGGTTCTGGTTAACGCCCTGGGCAGCAACACCTGCCTGAAAAAAGTAGACCTGAGCGGGAACAACATGGACGACATCGGAGCCAAGATGCTGAGCAAAGCCCTGCAGATCAACACCTCGCTCAG GAGTGTGACATGGGATCGCAACAACACCTCCGCAGCAGGATTTCTAGATGTTGCCAGAGCACTTGAACA TAACTTCATCCTGCAGTACATGCCTCTACCCCTAAGTGACATCAGCCAGGCGTACCGCAGTGCGCCCGAGAGGACAGAGCAGGCACTGACCAAG ATCCAGCGCTCTCTGGTGAGGAACAACCAGACTCAGCGCTTCTCTCAGAGGCAGGCGCTGCGGCTGCACCAGGGCCTGGTCACCAGCACTTCCGAACAG GTGATGGAGCGCCTCTGCGTGCGTGTCCagcagcaggtgtgtgtgttacgAGGTGCCGGAGAGATAGAGGAGATTCAAGCTGCTAAACAAGTGTTAAAAGAGGCCAGGAACTCCCGCGCT CTGTACCCTTCACTGTGTGAGCTGGCTCATGTGCTGTCTGTGGACGGGCCGGTGCGGCAGAAACTGGACTCTCTGGCTGGAGAACTCGCCAAAGCTGCAGACAAAGAGCTGCAG GTGATCGTGGACTCCATGGTGTCCCTTTGTCGTGAGCTCTGCCCTATATCTTCTTCTGCGGCAGAGAGGCTAAGTCCTCCACTATCATCCGTCTCCGAGCGTGTGTCCATCCCTCGCTCTGCCATCCGGACAGCTCTGATGGAGAGAGCGGCGCAGGACATCCACCGAGCCTTAGA AGAAGTGAAGCTGTCTGTGGTTTCTTATCTTACAAATTCCATCGTTGACCAGATCCTGCAGGAGCTCTACGCCACCCATAAGACCCTG AATCGGCAGATGTCTCATTTTAAACGCTGGGACGGGACCTGTGAGGACGGGACTAGCTGGAGGTTCAACAGAAACAGAGACTCTCTGGACATAACAGATGAGGAGTTCAGCACCAGCATA GATACAATAGCCATTAAGAAGCGCAGCTCGAGAACAAGACGAATTCGACCCGTCTCCACCAGGCTGA GTCTCTGTGACGACTCCAGCTCCTCTCCACCCCCCTCGGTGCCGTCATACTCCTCCCCGCTATCCCGCTCGGCATCCTGGGAGGGCCTGTCGGAGCTGCCTACACAGGGTCTGCCACTCCACCATGTGACACGGGTTAGGCCGAGGCCTCCGCGGAGGCACAAAGGAGGACACATCCCTGCTGATACT TATTCCAGTGAAAATGGAGGAATAAGCCCCCTTGATGACGGGCTCCCAGATTTCTATACCAAAAGAGTTCTCCCTGACAG TCAGCTGTCCTCTCTGCACAAAGCGCACTCgctgaggaggaagaagaggagaaatATGCTGGCTATCTTCGGTTTTCGCAAGAACCGCAACCAAACTTTGTCCAATCAGGAACCGGAGTCTGAAGCAGAGGTTTATTCAGACGGATGTCACTTTGtggccacagcacacacagg GACAGCCACAGAGAATGTATACACACTCCTTCAGCCTCCGAGGTCCTCTGCAAGAGCTGGTTCTCCTGGTGAAGGGGCTGATGGGAAAACTAATGATCACCAGGGGGAAAATGCTCTAGTTTTAAGTCCGCCACCTGTGCCGGGCATCCCTCACCCGGGCATGGGAGGAAGCAAACACCGCTTCTTTTCTCCCAGAGAG AAATCTGAAGTGGACGCTGTGTTTGAACATCCGTCAGAGTCAGACAGGTACTGGATGGACAACAAACAAAGAGCAGGAGACACTCTGCACCCAGACAAGCCGTGGATAGAGGCCAGGCAAGGCGACCAACCAGCAGAGAAACACGCAGAAAGACAGCGGTTTGATAGCAGGCTGCAAGACAGAACACCTGGAGAGCCGAGGACAATAGAACGACAACCAGACAGGTACTGGACCGAGAGCAGACACTTGGACAGACAGTGGACTGTTGACAGACACACCCAGCGGCAGATTGACAGAAAGATAGAGAGGCAGTGGATGGGcggcagacagatagacagattgTGGTCAGAGAACAGGCCCACAGACTTACAAGTGGACAACCAGGGGACAGAGAGCAGACAAGGAAGCAAAAATACAGAGCGACAAGTGCAGATGCTTATTTTGGCTCAAAGGCCGCTGCCTCCGTACCCGTCGGACAGGACGCCTTCGCCAACACAGGATAAGGATCCTCTGAAAAGCGCAGAGGCAGCAGCTCCAGACTGGCATCAGCAGGACACGCtggacagagacagacaaatgTGTCCCGACGCTGGTGGAGGGTTCACAGAGGGATGGAGGAGcagcggaggaggaggaggaggaggaggggctcGAGCTGCTTCCTGTTTATCTAAACCCGATCCCCCGCCACAAAGCAGCAAACCTTTATTGTCCAAACTGAGAACCAGACACCGCCTCGAGAGTGCAGACACTCTACCAG AGGAGGAAGGCGAGGTAGAGGAGCATGGAAAGACGGAAAAGAacgagagagaaaaaagaagagACTCGGAGGGTCACCCTCCTCCAATCCCAGAAAAG CCAAAGATGCCCCCGTATGTAACATTTCCAAAAGAATCAGCCAATGAGAGGAACCTACCTCCCCCTCCTATCCCACCTCCTACCAACAAGCCTCTGCACGGGTTACCAGACCGAGCTGCAAGTCAAG GTGAAGAAGGATTAAGACCTCAGGCACCGGTGAAACCACAGAGAAACAGAAAGGCCATGTCTTGTGACGCAG ACGGCTTCGACTCAGCCTCTAGTCACAGCGAGCTCTTGTGA
- the LOC117445096 gene encoding capping protein, Arp2/3 and myosin-I linker protein 3-like isoform X3 yields the protein MASKEITAFGFVSVSKEITESIKKIIDKSSIKFIYGIKLDAKNGKTEDRILVLTTWRLYFLAPKTPAKVESTFNFLEIRALNSHPDHQVIIDTDKTSYSLRFESRDHLNHVVSHINYALSRIFNNSIFAPSICHSDSDLSEGSRKYSPSSETSVETQRACGGFSETYAALCDYNGISCKEEVQWDVDTIYHSQDSREFNLLDFSHLESRDLAVIVASMAYNTWFTKLYCKDLRIGSEVTEQVLHTVSKSSSLEEITLENAGLKSDFPQKMSAALSENPSSVIHSVNLAHNSLDNQGVSNLIQQVCRLSKGLRLLNLSKTSLTSKGVVSLSQALCSSDEYSNSLLHLDLSKNPGVLSGEDSSNLYLFLSQPNCLVHLDLSGTDCSVDSLFGALLRGCCADLSFLNLSKNSFSHRKVKDTLPLLSQFFSSAFSLTYVSMASMKLPPDVLRALLTGLTSNPHINDLHLDISGCELRSAGAAVIQELFPRVSSIGTLDISDNGLDADLLTVLPALSRHPSLKHLHLGKNFNIKNRVLDEALQKLVQLIQEEECALQSLSLIDSRLRSRGTVLVNALGSNTCLKKVDLSGNNMDDIGAKMLSKALQINTSLRSVTWDRNNTSAAGFLDVARALEHNFILQYMPLPLSDISQAYRSAPERTEQALTKIQRSLVRNNQTQRFSQRQALRLHQGLVTSTSEQVMERLCVRVQQQVCVLRGAGEIEEIQAAKQVLKEARNSRALYPSLCELAHVLSVDGPVRQKLDSLAGELAKAADKELQVIVDSMVSLCRELCPISSSAAERLSPPLSSVSERVSIPRSAIRTALMERAAQDIHRALEEVKLSVVSYLTNSIVDQILQELYATHKTLNRQMSHFKRWDGTCEDGTSWRFNRNRDSLDITDEEFSTSIDTIAIKKRSSRTRRIRPVSTRLSLCDDSSSSPPPSVPSYSSPLSRSASWEGLSELPTQGLPLHHVTRVRPRPPRRHKGGHIPADTYSSENGGISPLDDGLPDFYTKRVLPDSQLSSLHKAHSLRRKKRRNMLAIFGFRKNRNQTLSNQEPESEAEVYSDGCHFVATAHTGTATENVYTLLQPPRSSARAGSPGEGADGKTNDHQGENALVLSPPPVPGIPHPGMGGSKHRFFSPREKSEVDAVFEHPSESDRYWMDNKQRAGDTLHPDKPWIEARQGDQPAEKHAERQRFDSRLQDRTPGEPRTIERQPDRYWTESRHLDRQWTVDRHTQRQIDRKIERQWMGGRQIDRLWSENRPTDLQVDNQGTESRQGSKNTERQVQMLILAQRPLPPYPSDRTPSPTQDKDPLKSAEAAAPDWHQQDTLDRDRQMCPDAGGGFTEGWRSSGGGGGGGGARAASCLSKPDPPPQSSKPLLSKLRTRHRLESADTLPEEEGEVEEHGKTEKNEREKRRDSEGHPPPIPEKPKMPPYVTFPKESANERNLPPPPIPPPTNKPLHGLPDRAASQDGFDSASSHSELL from the exons CCCTTCCATCTGTCATTCAGACAGTGACCTTTCTGAGGGCAGCAGGAAGTATTCACCCAGCTCAGAGACTTCAGTGGAGACTCAGAGGGCGTGTG GAGGCTTCTCGGAGACATACGCCGCTCTGTGCGACTATAATGGCATCAGCTGCAAGGAGGAAGTGCAGTGG GATGTGGACACCATCTATCACTCCCAGGACAGCCGAGAGTTCAACCTGCTGGACTTCAGCCACCTGGAGAGCAG AGATTTGGCGGTTATTGTTGCATCGATGGCATACAACACCTGGTTCACTAAGCTGTACTGCAAAGACCTGCGGATA gggtcagaggtcactgAGCAGGTCCTGCACACGGTCAGCAAATcatccagcctggaggagatCACTCTGGAGAATGCTGGGTTAAAATC GGACTTCCCACAGAAGATGTCAGCTGCTCTTTCAGAGAACCCTTCCTCTGTCATCCACTCCGTCAACCTGGCCCACAACTCTCTGGATAACCAAG GAGTGTCCAACTTAATTCAGCAGGTGTGTCGCCTCAGCAAGGGTCTTCGTCTCCTCAACCTTTCCAAGACTTCGCTCACCTCCAAAG GAGTAGTGTCTCTCTCTCAGGCTCTGTGCTCCAGCGATGAATACTCTAACTCCCTCCTGCACCTTGACCTGAGCAAGAACCCCGGGGTCCTCTCGGGGGAGGATTCCTCG AACTTGTATCTGTTCTTGTCTCAGCCCAACTGCCTGGTCCATTTGGATCTGTCAGGCACAGATTGCTCTGTGGACTCG CTTTTTGGGGCTCTTCTGAGGGGATGTTGCGCTGATCTTTCCTTTCTGAATCTTTCCAAAAATTCCTTCTCCCACAG GAAAGTGAAGGACACGCTGCCGCTGTTAAGTCAGTTCTTCAGCTCGGCCTTCAGCCTCACTTATGTCAGCATGGCCTCTATGAAGCTGCCCCCTGATGTTCTGAG AGCTCTCCTAACAGGGTTAACCTCCAATCCTCATATCAATGACCTTCATCTCGACATCAGTGGCTGTGAG ctaAGGTCTGCAGGAGCTGCTGTAATCCAGGAGCTCTTCCCAAGGGTCTCCTCTATCGGCACTCTGGATATCTCAGACAACG GTCTCGATGCAGACTTGCTCACAGTACTGCCGGCCCTCTCCAGACACCCCTCCCTCAAACACCTTCACCTGGGCAAGAACTTCAACATCAAAAACAG GGTTCTGGATGAAGCCCTGCAGAAGCTGGTGCAACTCATACAGGAGGAGGAATGT GCCCTGCAGTCTCTGTCCCTTATCGACTCGCGCCTGCGCTCTCGGGGGACGGTTCTGGTTAACGCCCTGGGCAGCAACACCTGCCTGAAAAAAGTAGACCTGAGCGGGAACAACATGGACGACATCGGAGCCAAGATGCTGAGCAAAGCCCTGCAGATCAACACCTCGCTCAG GAGTGTGACATGGGATCGCAACAACACCTCCGCAGCAGGATTTCTAGATGTTGCCAGAGCACTTGAACA TAACTTCATCCTGCAGTACATGCCTCTACCCCTAAGTGACATCAGCCAGGCGTACCGCAGTGCGCCCGAGAGGACAGAGCAGGCACTGACCAAG ATCCAGCGCTCTCTGGTGAGGAACAACCAGACTCAGCGCTTCTCTCAGAGGCAGGCGCTGCGGCTGCACCAGGGCCTGGTCACCAGCACTTCCGAACAG GTGATGGAGCGCCTCTGCGTGCGTGTCCagcagcaggtgtgtgtgttacgAGGTGCCGGAGAGATAGAGGAGATTCAAGCTGCTAAACAAGTGTTAAAAGAGGCCAGGAACTCCCGCGCT CTGTACCCTTCACTGTGTGAGCTGGCTCATGTGCTGTCTGTGGACGGGCCGGTGCGGCAGAAACTGGACTCTCTGGCTGGAGAACTCGCCAAAGCTGCAGACAAAGAGCTGCAG GTGATCGTGGACTCCATGGTGTCCCTTTGTCGTGAGCTCTGCCCTATATCTTCTTCTGCGGCAGAGAGGCTAAGTCCTCCACTATCATCCGTCTCCGAGCGTGTGTCCATCCCTCGCTCTGCCATCCGGACAGCTCTGATGGAGAGAGCGGCGCAGGACATCCACCGAGCCTTAGA AGAAGTGAAGCTGTCTGTGGTTTCTTATCTTACAAATTCCATCGTTGACCAGATCCTGCAGGAGCTCTACGCCACCCATAAGACCCTG AATCGGCAGATGTCTCATTTTAAACGCTGGGACGGGACCTGTGAGGACGGGACTAGCTGGAGGTTCAACAGAAACAGAGACTCTCTGGACATAACAGATGAGGAGTTCAGCACCAGCATA GATACAATAGCCATTAAGAAGCGCAGCTCGAGAACAAGACGAATTCGACCCGTCTCCACCAGGCTGA GTCTCTGTGACGACTCCAGCTCCTCTCCACCCCCCTCGGTGCCGTCATACTCCTCCCCGCTATCCCGCTCGGCATCCTGGGAGGGCCTGTCGGAGCTGCCTACACAGGGTCTGCCACTCCACCATGTGACACGGGTTAGGCCGAGGCCTCCGCGGAGGCACAAAGGAGGACACATCCCTGCTGATACT TATTCCAGTGAAAATGGAGGAATAAGCCCCCTTGATGACGGGCTCCCAGATTTCTATACCAAAAGAGTTCTCCCTGACAG TCAGCTGTCCTCTCTGCACAAAGCGCACTCgctgaggaggaagaagaggagaaatATGCTGGCTATCTTCGGTTTTCGCAAGAACCGCAACCAAACTTTGTCCAATCAGGAACCGGAGTCTGAAGCAGAGGTTTATTCAGACGGATGTCACTTTGtggccacagcacacacagg GACAGCCACAGAGAATGTATACACACTCCTTCAGCCTCCGAGGTCCTCTGCAAGAGCTGGTTCTCCTGGTGAAGGGGCTGATGGGAAAACTAATGATCACCAGGGGGAAAATGCTCTAGTTTTAAGTCCGCCACCTGTGCCGGGCATCCCTCACCCGGGCATGGGAGGAAGCAAACACCGCTTCTTTTCTCCCAGAGAG AAATCTGAAGTGGACGCTGTGTTTGAACATCCGTCAGAGTCAGACAGGTACTGGATGGACAACAAACAAAGAGCAGGAGACACTCTGCACCCAGACAAGCCGTGGATAGAGGCCAGGCAAGGCGACCAACCAGCAGAGAAACACGCAGAAAGACAGCGGTTTGATAGCAGGCTGCAAGACAGAACACCTGGAGAGCCGAGGACAATAGAACGACAACCAGACAGGTACTGGACCGAGAGCAGACACTTGGACAGACAGTGGACTGTTGACAGACACACCCAGCGGCAGATTGACAGAAAGATAGAGAGGCAGTGGATGGGcggcagacagatagacagattgTGGTCAGAGAACAGGCCCACAGACTTACAAGTGGACAACCAGGGGACAGAGAGCAGACAAGGAAGCAAAAATACAGAGCGACAAGTGCAGATGCTTATTTTGGCTCAAAGGCCGCTGCCTCCGTACCCGTCGGACAGGACGCCTTCGCCAACACAGGATAAGGATCCTCTGAAAAGCGCAGAGGCAGCAGCTCCAGACTGGCATCAGCAGGACACGCtggacagagacagacaaatgTGTCCCGACGCTGGTGGAGGGTTCACAGAGGGATGGAGGAGcagcggaggaggaggaggaggaggaggggctcGAGCTGCTTCCTGTTTATCTAAACCCGATCCCCCGCCACAAAGCAGCAAACCTTTATTGTCCAAACTGAGAACCAGACACCGCCTCGAGAGTGCAGACACTCTACCAG AGGAGGAAGGCGAGGTAGAGGAGCATGGAAAGACGGAAAAGAacgagagagaaaaaagaagagACTCGGAGGGTCACCCTCCTCCAATCCCAGAAAAG CCAAAGATGCCCCCGTATGTAACATTTCCAAAAGAATCAGCCAATGAGAGGAACCTACCTCCCCCTCCTATCCCACCTCCTACCAACAAGCCTCTGCACGGGTTACCAGACCGAGCTGCAAGTCAAG ACGGCTTCGACTCAGCCTCTAGTCACAGCGAGCTCTTGTGA